In the Sorghum bicolor cultivar BTx623 chromosome 4, Sorghum_bicolor_NCBIv3, whole genome shotgun sequence genome, CAAAACCACACTTTGTAGCTAGCCTGCGTGATCTTGTTACAATCTAGAAACTTTTTTCCTCTTaacgaaggccttgtttagtttgtaaaaaatttcaagattctccattacATTGAATCTTACAGTATATGTAtggatcattaaatatagatgaaaacaaacgaATCTTACAGTATATGTATGgaccattaaatatagatgaaaacaaaaactaattacacagtttgcctgtaaatcgcgagatgaatcttttgaatttagttagccataattggataatatttgtaaaataaaaacgaaagtgctacagtgcccaaaactcccaaattttgcaaactgaacaaggccgaaGTAGTACAAGCAAACGTGCACGTTGGCGAAAAAAATAAGTGCTAGGCTGTTGTGTAGTGGTCtacgagcaactccaagagcttcACTATTCTTGTTGTGAAgattattttagaatttgtatagcaaaaagtagactccaacagatgtgttatctggttttataaaatagaaagttggttATCCTTTAATTTTCGGTGGTCATATATAGACAACCACTAATACAGGTtatctgattttgtaaaatagcaaaACTGTTGTggagttattttttttaaataattagACTTTTTATACCTGGCTCGCGAGCTTAACGAGCCGGTTTGAGCTTTTAACGAGCCAACTATTGAGTTGAGCTGAGTTAACTCGTTATCCTAATGAGCCAAAATAAGCCGAGCCGAGCCGAATCGAGCTAGCTGGTTATCCAGCCttaggctgtctccaataggagacccatttgagaacccaaacccaaaataggtttccaacacaatacctatatacCTATAACTTCCAACAGTACCCATAtagaagacccattttgggtatcaggagagacataacccaaatttgggtatcctctctcctcgagacctatttgcagagagtgttgtcttttaggtcttgttattGGAGAAGAGTAAAAATATGTATAAAACCTTGTACCTGTAGTGCTACCCAAAGCACAAATAGGTATTGTATTTTCGGTGACTAtcgttggagatagtcttaggccttgtttagttccaaaatttttggcaaaatgagcactgtagcaatttcgtttgtatttgacaaatattgttcaatcatggactaactaggctcaaaagattcgtctcgtcaattccgactaaactgtgcaattagtttttatttttatttatatttaatactccatgcatacgtctaaagattcgatgtgacggggaatctgaaaaattttgcaaaatttttgaggaactaaacaaggccttaagtgcCTAGCAGACTAGCAGCACTGCCAAATAAAACCCGTGACAAAGCTAGGGTGTAGGGGGCAAACAAAACAAGAAAACGACCAGAGATACCTCATCAAGAAATGAGCCAAAGGATTACACATGGACATGGGTCTAGTAGTAGTGGAGTAGTAGTTATATATAACAGTGGGCGGCTAGGCTGCAATGCAATCCACTACTCGGCCGGCCTAGCTCCTCCGTCGCTGCCGCGGCGGACGCGCTCTACAAAGCCGCAGCACAGCACAGCCGGCAGCAGCAGCCAGCGACAGCAACGGCAACGGCGTCGCGCGCGCTGCTGCccccacaccacaccacacgcACCCACAACACCACCGCAGCGGAAAGCAGCCACAGCCTCCTTCGCCCACCGCCCCGCCCCGCTCCCCTGTCCGGCCTCTCCGTTCGTTCCTCTCTCTTCTCTCCCGCACTTCTTcctccactccactccactccactccacacacacaaacacccacccacccacccacccacctGGCCGGCcgggggcgggcgccccacaCCCACCTGGCCTTGATGACTACTGCGCCCAACATCGAGATGATCGCCTCCTCGCTGCGCCACTGCTCCCTcaccggcggcgccggcgggagCGGGCGGCGCCGGGGAGGAGGCACCAGGCGCCGCGAGGgcggcgacgacagcgacggCGTCACCGTCGAGCTCAACTCCGAAGTCGCGCTTCCCTACCACTGGGAGCAGTGCCTCGACATCCGGGTACGTCCGTCCGTCCGCCCGCCCGttgctgcactgcactgcacatcGTACTTCACTCCCATCACGCTCACGGCTCGCGGCTGAACGAACGCCGCGCGCGGGTTTATTTCCCAATCATTTGGCCATAAATGGCCAACGGTCTCCGAGTCCGAGGTAGGTGGAtgcccggcggcggcgcgcgcgtttGTTCCCAGGAAGGAAGGAATgaatggatggatggatcaATCATTCACTCATTAATGGCGAAAGTGGCGAGCAGACCCGGCCGGATGGGGATAGGGATTTTCCCCCTTCATTAACTCGCTTCCGCCGGCCTGTCCCCCTCTTTTGTTCTCTTGCTCTTGGATTCTCTCCCAGACCCCGGTTCAGATCAGCTCTGTTCTTCCTCCCCCTGTGTTGGTTTTAATTTCCGATGGATTGTTTGGCCGGGGatttttcttgattgctttcttAATCTCCCTGTTTCCTACCATCTCTGAATCTGAAAGAGAGAGACAACAAGAACAACAACAGCAAACCTGTCTTTCATCTTGGTCCGTTCGAGCTCAGAAGACTCCTCACTCTTGTTCCATCTCCTTGTTCTCCCAATTTCATATCGGAGAAGAGGATGTGATTAAGGCGAGTTCAGATCTGTTTGTCTTCTCAATCCTGACACACACCCCCTGCCTTTTTTCTTTAATCTGTCTCTATCTGGAACTCGAGATTTCGCCGCGGATTTCTTCTGGACCACACCGTTCCTGCACTCTGTTGTTAGTTGGTCCTGGTCCGTAATCACCCCGCCTAATCACCTGCTCTGTTCAACCGCGTGtggtctgtgtgtgtgtgttcccCACTGCAGACGCAGAGAGATCTTTGAGAGTTGGAGCCCATTCCTTGCTTCGAGCCAGTTTTCTAACTATCTGACCCACACCCACTTTACTCTGAACAAGTAAGcaagcacatcatcatcatcgtcgtcgtcattATTATTAGCTGAAAAGGCCTGTGATACGCAACTCAAGCTGCTCCCCCCACCCCGTCGTTTACTTTCCTCCTGGCTGGAACCAATGCAAGTTGCATTGCTTGCATCTGATTCTCTCCAGCGAGAAATTCAGACAGCCCAAAGCAAAAGAcagcatcttttttttttttgaaacacaaACCACATCATCATAGGCGAAAAGTCTTTCCATCGGCAAAGGCTTTTTGCTGCTGAAAAGCTCCTTTCCATGATTCCATCGCAGACAGAGACGGTGTTCGTGAAGGGAAGGCGTGTGTGGTCATGGGTGGCGTTTCCTCCTTTCCAGCCCTGCCCGGGGCTGCCTTCCTGCAACCTGTTCCCCGATACCTGCATAGTGCCCTGCCCCCCCAAATGCCACTACTTTGTGTATATCTATGTATTATGCATTAtatgaacagacaaacataacaCAACAAAGACGATAATACCGTATACGTACGTACGTAGATGGCATTTCTTTGATGCAGAGTTTTGGTTACTGATAGTAAGCATCTCTGCATTAGTTGCTCTTGCAGACTGCCCAAATGTGTAcaagactttttcttttttgcagATTCTTTCTGATTACTAGTATGTATACTTTCTAGGAGTGGTCTACATGCAAATAGATACTATATATATAGCGTTCTCGAACATCGATCTGTAATGCAGTAGTATAATATAATCTAATAGTTGGTGTGTTGCATTTTCTTTTGTGAGCTAATTTTCGTGCAGACGGGGCAAGTGTACTACATCAACTGGGAGGACGGCACCCGAACGACGGTGGACCCGCGCACGGCGTCGGCGGCCTTCTCCTCGCCGACGCCGCGCTCCACGTCGTCGGCGTCTCGGCGCACCCGCCGCGCGTCCACGCCGTCGTCGGAGTACACCTCCGTGTCGTCCGTGGGCGCGGACGTCACTACGGGCGCGTGGCGGGGCAACGATAGCGGCTACGAcaacgacgacgaggaagaggacgACGGCGAGGCGGAGgatcacgacgacgacgaggaggaggaggaggaggaggacgagctcgacgccgagagcagcagcagcagcaccaccaccagcagctcCAGCAGCACGGGCAGCAGCCGGGGGTCGGCCGTGTCGTCCACGCTCTCGTCCTTCTCGCCCACCGACGAGTCCGGCTCCGGCGACAACGGCGGCCGAGGCCTGGGCGCCGCCGGGCACGTGCTCGTGGCGGCCGGGTGCCGCGCCTGCTTCATGTACTTCATGGTGCCGAAGCGCGCCGACGTGTGCCCCAAGTGCGGCAGCTCCGgcctcctccacctcagccgcAACGGCTACGCCTGAGATGCATGAGATCGCCGCCGGCCGTAGTTAATTGTAGGGGGACCTCTCCTGTCGCGCAGAGGCAGGCAGTCGTGCAAGCAAACTCATCAAGAAAACTAGGGAGTACTACGAGTTTTTGTTGGCTTGGCTTCCATAAAAACTAGGAGTACTACGAGAGTTTTTTTGTTGCAGAGAGGATTAGGGAGAGGTCCCCAGAGACCCAATCTTTTGCCATTCATTTTCCTGCTACATTGTACGCCAATTGCCAATGTATGGGAGCAGAGAGGAACCATGCATTCCttgatttctttttctttcttttcttttttctttctcctcCCTCCTGTATTTTCCTTCCCTGGATGTCACTGTTTTTCCTCTTACGTTTCTTCTGCTTGTGAAATTCAGCCAACTAGGTAGAGAGATCAGGCTAacctttttttctttatttgcgttatatttgttcttaaaattgacCCTCATCAACAGTAACCACATGTATTTGTGCCCCCTGTTCGTTTTACTCATAAGCAGGCTGATAAATATCATTCGCTAATTTGTTGTGATAATAAATATCATTcgctaatttgttgtgagagaagtgAGAGAGGAAAACATTATAGCATAACTGCACTGATAAATTCAAGCAAAAAGGGTTACCTCATCTCATTATGATGTGGATCATATATATGTGCCTTGGTAGCATGTCCTACAGCAGCATTTATGAACATGTATGATCCAGGGACGCATGGCGTACAAGTTTACCAACCACTGGTGTCTGGTGGGCCGGGCTGCTTGTTTTCTGGCGGTGCAATATTCTTTTGGTGTGCGTCTTGGAAGCGAGTGCATGTACATGTCGTAGAATACAGACGATGCGCCTGGGCTGGCTGGCCTGCTGGTTTGCTGCTACGCTCTCAGTCTCATCAGCTCAGCTCAGCTCGCCCAGGCTAGAGCTCAGTAGTGCTCAGAGCAGCTAGCTCCACTCCGGTCCGGTCATCGCTAGCTGCTTGTGCTCATCCGTATCTGACGCCGGCCCTGCCTGCGCCTGTCATGCCATGCATGTTCCTGCCAACCAAAAATTCCTCGCTTGTGAGTGATGAGCCTCCTAGATATG is a window encoding:
- the LOC8056796 gene encoding uncharacterized protein DDB_G0271670, which translates into the protein MTTAPNIEMIASSLRHCSLTGGAGGSGRRRGGGTRRREGGDDSDGVTVELNSEVALPYHWEQCLDIRTGQVYYINWEDGTRTTVDPRTASAAFSSPTPRSTSSASRRTRRASTPSSEYTSVSSVGADVTTGAWRGNDSGYDNDDEEEDDGEAEDHDDDEEEEEEEDELDAESSSSSTTTSSSSSTGSSRGSAVSSTLSSFSPTDESGSGDNGGRGLGAAGHVLVAAGCRACFMYFMVPKRADVCPKCGSSGLLHLSRNGYA